In Musa acuminata AAA Group cultivar baxijiao chromosome BXJ2-3, Cavendish_Baxijiao_AAA, whole genome shotgun sequence, the following proteins share a genomic window:
- the LOC103978659 gene encoding uncharacterized protein LOC103978659 isoform X3 → MEMDSHRRLDSLTAHIALYHSASSKVSNPNPSPRAAVLRWFSGLTVAHRQSALTVADADFLRVLLQMLSRLRRRGHGFFFLLPDLPSPSLPSLCFRRSYGLLSRAAAADAAERTVADSLLLFASSDDSPLLDAATVAEDLVSDVDRFVAVMDAISGGRFLRGEVNGLAAPWAEMPWLKDKGYYSLEAFVANRLEVALRLSWLSSQGGKKLKGGKAAKEKALTAGLAANAFWRKKGCLDWWAGLDPGGRKKIFEAFLGKAAKSLANEIIRESELASWNELCFHKLDGEFQLRYGPIPCWMRSKKPFFSRKPDFCMDIITNTSSGRPQSLAKYLNCLLVIQEICSLYLSEYEEKIMLFSTLPSADTISDSILRKLQKLLMGIYTNYINVELLGDAKLKTNQNKSQQKSNTGCLKGKKKSRSSGKPRSVPKASKVDSTSCETSVGHECGADSARDSTTRLCSQEETILPMDNQKAKTTTTTLKDHGNGTPSAENDTENIGDSFECKSHTSKKKSGRRRAKTKSKISSPMKVGCPDLEDKRSDLSSLAVDIERKEAIDPLLNGLSGPATVTPLLNGSAIISDPSPVDNSCEPYHEPGLMDENGNTGCMKKDLDLHNTINHCVTGLCFSKSSDRSEIHHECKCDSQSANTLEVVPQISMTNSAICSDETSANSVDPSMKCLENENRYQHVPAATERLHLDVGHEWPAYRHQSFLCSRHQARLPSNEGGCNHILPPLTLPMSFDWPPMVKSCTRLSQTVTVSYDSGYNSRLQSSYCTGFSGHAVQNTGTFSENDRIHTGDILDVYDMKNISDLAEDTESYWLSEEEIESHMLSGRDYNQFFGGGVMYWNPAEHVGSGFSRPPSHSSDDSGWAWHEADLNRAIDDMVGVPGLSASYNTNGLASPTATQFCSPFDTVGSGHQSVGYAVSGNDITGKVINSSSVPDIPEEKAPKSMNNSASVIEGVKGDTLPFSMLRPIIVPSMSRRGSRSEFKLGYEHKSPCVPSSRRDVPQIKRPPSPVVLCVPRVPRPPPPSPVGETRKRGFPIVRSGSSSPRHWGVRFSDESGSEESRCCFDGAEVVWPSWGNKGLTTNPMVRSIHGPLLTDHLITIPQLAFDQEHPDVALPLQPPELLNCSSAKTSLSIMHNLLHEEIDFFCKQVAAENLIKKPYINWAVKRVTRSLQVLWPRSRTNIFGSNATGLALPTSDVDIVVSLPPVRNLEPIKEAGILEGRNGIKETCLQHAARYLANQEWVRNDSLKTIENTAIPVIMLVAEVPDDIDISRKKSSMVDIPRALSSMVPGRQCNIPTTDLSSSDCTSWPYSKMKKDDNIDVKSIRLDISFKSASHTGLQTSELVRELTQQFPASVPLALVLKKFLADRSLDHAYSGGLSSYCLVLLIIRFLQHEHHVGRPNNQNLGGLLMDFLYFFGYIFEPRHMRVSIQGSGIYMNRERGLSIDPIHIDDPLYPTNNVGRNCFRIHQCIKAFADAYSVLENELPHFSGNSVPSSTGKFRLLQKIISNIDCVE, encoded by the exons ATGGAAATGGATTCCCACCGAAGACTTGATTCTCTCACCGCTCACATCGCCCTCTACCACTCAGCCTCCTCCAAGGTAtcgaaccctaaccctagccctcGGGCTGCCGTACTCCGGTGGTTCTCGGGCCTGACCGTCGCGCACCGCCAGTCCGCCCTCACCGTCGCGGACGCCGACTTCCTTCGCGTCCTCCTCCAGATGCTCTCCCGCCTCCGCCGCCGAGGccacggcttcttcttcctcctccccgaCCTCCCCTCCCCTTCCCTCCCCTCCCTCTGCTTCCGCCGTTCTTACGGTCTCCTCTCCCGCGCCGCTGCTGCCGACGCCGCCGAGAGGACCGTCGCCGATTCCCTCCTCCTTTTCGCGTCCAGCGATGATTCCCCGCTCCTGGATGCGGCCACGGTGGCGGAGGACCTTGTCTCGGATGTTGACCGCTTCGTGGCGGTCATGGATGCGATCTCTGGTGGGAGGTTCCTCAGAGGGGAGGTGAACGGGTTGGCGGCGCCGTGGGCGGAGATGCCTTGGTTGAAGGACAAAGGCTACTACAGCTTGGAGGCGTTTGTGGCAAATCGGCTTGAGGTTGCTCTGAGGTTGTCGTGGCTTAGCTCCCAGGGAGGCAAGAAGCTGAAGGGTGGGAAGGCAGCCAAGGAGAAAGCCTTGACTGCTGGTCTGGCGGCAAATGCTTTTTGGAGGAAGAAAGGTTGCTTGGATTGGTGGGCGGGGTTGGATCCTGGAGGAAGGAAAAAAATCTTTGAGGCCTTCTTGGGGAAGGCAGCTAAATCTCTG GCAAATGAAATTATCAGGGAGTCAGAACTTGCCTCGTGGAATGAACTTTGTTTTCACAAGCTTGATGGTGAATTCCAACTAAGATATGGTCCCATTCCTTGTTGGATGAGGTCAAAGAAGCCATTCTTCAGTAGGAAGCCAGATTTTTGCATGGACATCATTACCAACACATCTTCTGGAAGGCCACAATCTCTAGCCAAATATTTGAACTGTTTACTAGTAATTCAGGAGATATGTTCTCTTTATCTTAGTGAATATGAAGAAAAGATAATGCTCTTTAGTACACTACCATCTGCTGATACCATTTCTGATTCTATTTTAAGGAAACTACAAAAACTCCTCATGGGTATATATACTAACTATATAAATGTTGAACTTCTGGGAGATGCAAAGTTGAAGACCAATCAAAACAAAAGTCAACAGAAGTCTAACACTGGCTGTCTCAAAGGGAAGAAGAAATCTCGTAGTTCTGGGAAGCCGAGGTCTGTTCCAAAGGCATCCAAAGTTGATTCCACCTCATGCGAAACTTCAGTG GGTCATGAATGTGGAGCAGACAGTGCACGTGATAGCACAACTAGGCTTTGTTCCCAAGAGGAGACTATTTTGCCAATGGATAATCAGAAGGCTAAAACAACtactactacactgaaagatcatgGAAATGGGACTCCATCAGCAGAGAACGACACT GAAAATATTGGCGACTCGTTTGAGTGCAAGAGCCATACCAGTAAGAAGAAAAGTGGAAGAAGAAGAGCTAAAACTAAAAGTAAAATCTCAAGCCCAATGAAAGTTGGATGTCCTGatcttgaggataaaagatctgaTCTTTCATCCCTTGCTGTGGATATTGAAAGGAAAGAAGCCATTGATCCCTTGTTGAATGGATTAAGTGGTCCAGCAACTGTTACTCCCTTGTTGAATGGATCTGCTATCATTTCTGATCCATCACCAGTAGATAATTCATGTGAGCCTTATCACGAGCCAGGTTTAATGGATGAGAATGGGAATACAGGGTGCATGAAAAAGGATCTTGATCTTCATAATACCATAAACCACTGTGTTACTGGGTTGTGCTTTTCCAAAAGTTCAGACAGATCAGAAATCCACCATGAATGCAAGTGTGACTCACAATCTGCTAATACATTAGAAGTGGTGCCACAAATATCTATGACAAACAGTGCAATCTGCTCTGATGAAACTAGTGCAAATTCTGTTGATCCATCCATGAAGTGTTTAGAGAACGAAAACAGATATCAG CATGTTCCTGCTGCTACGGAGAGGCTACATTTGGATGTTGGACATGAATGGCCTGCTTACCGTCATCAGTCCTTCCTATGTTCGAGGCATCAGGCAAGGCTCCCTTCCAACGAGGGTGGATGCAACCATATCTTACCACCTCTAACTTTGCCAATGAGTTTTGATTGGCCTCCTATGGTTAAAAGTTGTACTCGATTGAGTCAAACAGTGACTGTAAGCTATGATTCTGGATATAATTCAAGGCTGCAATCTTCATATTGTACAGGTTTTTCGGGTCATGCAGTTCAAAATACTGGTACTTTTAGTGAGAATGACAGAATTCATACTGGAGATATTCTGGATGTATATGATATGAAAAACATATCCGATTTGGCAGAGGATACTGAAAGTTATTGGCTTTCGGAGGAGGAAATAGAGAGTCATATGCTATCTGGGAGGGATTATAATCAGTTTTTTGGTGGTGGAGTGATGTACTGGAATCCTGCTGAACATGTTGGATCAGGTTTTTCTCGCCCACCATCTCATAGTTCTGATGATAGTGGATGGGCTTGGCATGAGGCTGATCTTAACAGAGCTATAGATGATATGGTTGGAGTGCCTGGATTATCTGCTTCATACAATACAAATGGTCTGGCCTCACCAACTGCCACTCAGTTTTGTTCACCATTTGACACCGTGGGATCTGGACACCAATCCGTTGGTTATGCTGTTTCAGGAAATGATATTACTGGGAAGGTTATTAACTCTTCCTCAGTGCCAGATATTCCTGAAGAAAAAGCTCCAAAATCCATGAATAATTCAGCTAGTGTCATTGAAGGAGTGAAAGGAGATACACTTCCATTCTCAATGTTGCGGCCAATCATTGTTCCAAGCATGTCGAGAAGGGGATCCAGATCGGAATTTAAGCTTGGCTATGAACACAAAAGCCCATGTGTGCCTTCTAGTAGGAGGGATGTTCCCCAAAtcaagagaccaccatcccccgtGGTACTTTGTGTTCCTCGAGTGCCTCGCCCTCCTCCACCTTCTCCTGTAGGAGAAACTAGAAAGCGTGGCTTCCCAATTGTTAGGTCTGGAAGCTCAAGTCCCAGACACTGGGGTGTTAGGTTTTCTGATGAAAGTGGTTCTGAGGAAAGTCGATGTTGTTTTGATGGTGCTGAAGTTGTATGGCCTTCATGGGGAAACAAAGGCCTTACCACCAATCCCATGGTTCGGTCAATTCATGGACCTTTATTGACAGATCATCTCATCACAATTCCCCAGCTTGCCTTCGATCAGGAACAT CCTGATGTAGCTTTACCATTGCAACCTCCAGAGTTGTTGAATTGTTCATCTGCTAAAACATCCTTGTCTATCATGCACAATCTTCTTCATGAGGAAATCGATTTTTTTTGCAAGCAG GTTGCTGCTGAGAATCTGATTAAGAAGCCCTACATTAATTGGGCTGTCAAGAGGGTAACGCGTTCCCTTCAAGTCCTCTGGCCTCGCTCCAggacaaacatatttggttctaaTGCGACTGGTTTAGCTCTTCCAACTAGTGATGTAGATATCGTGGTTTCTCTTCCTCCAGTGCGGAATTTG GAACCTATCAAAGAAGCTGGAATTTTGGAAGGTCGTAATGGTATCAAGGAAACATGCCTTCAG CATGCAGCTAGATACCTTGCAAACCAGGAGTGGGTTAGAAATGACTCCCTCAAGACCATAGAGAATACTGCG ATTCCTGTAATCATGCTGGTGGCAGAAGTTCCTGACGACATTGATATTTCAAGAAAGAAATCGTCCATGGTGGATATACCACGAGCACTTTCAAGTATGGTTCCTGGGAGACAATGCAACATTCCTACTACTGATCTTTCTAGTTCAGACTGTACCTCTTGGCCATATTCAAAAATGAAAAAGGATGATAACATTGATGTAAAGTCGATTCGTCTTGATATCAGCTTCAAATCAGCATCACATACTGGACTTCAAACTTCTGAACTG GTTAGAGAACTGACCCAGCAATTTCCTGCTTCTGTACCGCTGGCTTTAGTACTTAAGAAGTTCCTGGCTGATCGAAGTTTGGACCATGCTTATTCTGGTGGTTTAAGTTCATACTGCTTG GTGTTGTTGATTATACGTTTTCTGCAGCATGAACACCATGTTGGTCGGCCTAATAACCAA AACCTTGGTGGCCTTCTGATGGACTTTCTCTACTTCTTTGG GTATATTTTTGAACCACGTCATATGCGTGTTTCAATCCAAGGAAGTGGAATTTATATGAACCGGGAAAGAGGACTCAG CATCGATCCAATTCATATTGATGACCCTCTTTATCCAACTAATAATGTTGGAAGAAACTGCTTCCGTATACATCAGTGTATCAAG
- the LOC103978659 gene encoding uncharacterized protein LOC103978659 isoform X4: MEMDSHRRLDSLTAHIALYHSASSKVSNPNPSPRAAVLRWFSGLTVAHRQSALTVADADFLRVLLQMLSRLRRRGHGFFFLLPDLPSPSLPSLCFRRSYGLLSRAAAADAAERTVADSLLLFASSDDSPLLDAATVAEDLVSDVDRFVAVMDAISGGRFLRGEVNGLAAPWAEMPWLKDKGYYSLEAFVANRLEVALRLSWLSSQGGKKLKGGKAAKEKALTAGLAANAFWRKKGCLDWWAGLDPGGRKKIFEAFLGKAAKSLANEIIRESELASWNELCFHKLDGEFQLRYGPIPCWMRSKKPFFSRKPDFCMDIITNTSSGRPQSLAKYLNCLLVIQEICSLYLSEYEEKIMLFSTLPSADTISDSILRKLQKLLMGIYTNYINVELLGDAKLKTNQNKSQQKSNTGCLKGKKKSRSSGKPRSVPKASKVDSTSCETSVGHECGADSARDSTTRLCSQEETILPMDNQKAKTTTTTLKDHGNGTPSAENDTENIGDSFECKSHTSKKKSGRRRAKTKSKISSPMKVGCPDLEDKRSDLSSLAVDIERKEAIDPLLNGLSGPATVTPLLNGSAIISDPSPVDNSCEPYHEPGLMDENGNTGCMKKDLDLHNTINHCVTGLCFSKSSDRSEIHHECKCDSQSANTLEVVPQISMTNSAICSDETSANSVDPSMKCLENENRYQVSNLSLPMPEPSIKGRSYDWPETKINNSENLCKITSQFVASSINQEGFANDDGSVIQNDSKTCYSYNQTNTFEGKSYEWPVIAPHNFSSFNSQHVPAATERLHLDVGHEWPAYRHQSFLCSRHQARLPSNEGGCNHILPPLTLPMSFDWPPMVKSCTRLSQTVTVSYDSGYNSRLQSSYCTGFSGHAVQNTGTFSENDRIHTGDILDVYDMKNISDLAEDTESYWLSEEEIESHMLSGRDYNQFFGGGVMYWNPAEHVGSGFSRPPSHSSDDSGWAWHEADLNRAIDDMVGVPGLSASYNTNGLASPTATQFCSPFDTVGSGHQSVGYAVSGNDITGKVINSSSVPDIPEEKAPKSMNNSASVIEGVKGDTLPFSMLRPIIVPSMSRRGSRSEFKLGYEHKSPCVPSSRRDVPQIKRPPSPVVLCVPRVPRPPPPSPVGETRKRGFPIVRSGSSSPRHWGVRFSDESGSEESRCCFDGAEVVWPSWGNKGLTTNPMVRSIHGPLLTDHLITIPQLAFDQEHPDVALPLQPPELLNCSSAKTSLSIMHNLLHEEIDFFCKQVAAENLIKKPYINWAVKRVTRSLQVLWPRSRTNIFGSNATGLALPTSDVDIVVSLPPVRNLEPIKEAGILEGRNGIKETCLQHAARYLANQEWVRNDSLKTIENTAIPVIMLVAEVPDDIDISRKKSSMVDIPRALSSMVPGRQCNIPTTDLSSSDCTSWPYSKMKKDDNIDVKSIRLDISFKSASHTGLQTSELVRELTQQFPASVPLALVLKKFLADRSLDHAYSGGLSSYCLIGIVAELMLKIYFHASLFLYVQRILWC; encoded by the exons ATGGAAATGGATTCCCACCGAAGACTTGATTCTCTCACCGCTCACATCGCCCTCTACCACTCAGCCTCCTCCAAGGTAtcgaaccctaaccctagccctcGGGCTGCCGTACTCCGGTGGTTCTCGGGCCTGACCGTCGCGCACCGCCAGTCCGCCCTCACCGTCGCGGACGCCGACTTCCTTCGCGTCCTCCTCCAGATGCTCTCCCGCCTCCGCCGCCGAGGccacggcttcttcttcctcctccccgaCCTCCCCTCCCCTTCCCTCCCCTCCCTCTGCTTCCGCCGTTCTTACGGTCTCCTCTCCCGCGCCGCTGCTGCCGACGCCGCCGAGAGGACCGTCGCCGATTCCCTCCTCCTTTTCGCGTCCAGCGATGATTCCCCGCTCCTGGATGCGGCCACGGTGGCGGAGGACCTTGTCTCGGATGTTGACCGCTTCGTGGCGGTCATGGATGCGATCTCTGGTGGGAGGTTCCTCAGAGGGGAGGTGAACGGGTTGGCGGCGCCGTGGGCGGAGATGCCTTGGTTGAAGGACAAAGGCTACTACAGCTTGGAGGCGTTTGTGGCAAATCGGCTTGAGGTTGCTCTGAGGTTGTCGTGGCTTAGCTCCCAGGGAGGCAAGAAGCTGAAGGGTGGGAAGGCAGCCAAGGAGAAAGCCTTGACTGCTGGTCTGGCGGCAAATGCTTTTTGGAGGAAGAAAGGTTGCTTGGATTGGTGGGCGGGGTTGGATCCTGGAGGAAGGAAAAAAATCTTTGAGGCCTTCTTGGGGAAGGCAGCTAAATCTCTG GCAAATGAAATTATCAGGGAGTCAGAACTTGCCTCGTGGAATGAACTTTGTTTTCACAAGCTTGATGGTGAATTCCAACTAAGATATGGTCCCATTCCTTGTTGGATGAGGTCAAAGAAGCCATTCTTCAGTAGGAAGCCAGATTTTTGCATGGACATCATTACCAACACATCTTCTGGAAGGCCACAATCTCTAGCCAAATATTTGAACTGTTTACTAGTAATTCAGGAGATATGTTCTCTTTATCTTAGTGAATATGAAGAAAAGATAATGCTCTTTAGTACACTACCATCTGCTGATACCATTTCTGATTCTATTTTAAGGAAACTACAAAAACTCCTCATGGGTATATATACTAACTATATAAATGTTGAACTTCTGGGAGATGCAAAGTTGAAGACCAATCAAAACAAAAGTCAACAGAAGTCTAACACTGGCTGTCTCAAAGGGAAGAAGAAATCTCGTAGTTCTGGGAAGCCGAGGTCTGTTCCAAAGGCATCCAAAGTTGATTCCACCTCATGCGAAACTTCAGTG GGTCATGAATGTGGAGCAGACAGTGCACGTGATAGCACAACTAGGCTTTGTTCCCAAGAGGAGACTATTTTGCCAATGGATAATCAGAAGGCTAAAACAACtactactacactgaaagatcatgGAAATGGGACTCCATCAGCAGAGAACGACACT GAAAATATTGGCGACTCGTTTGAGTGCAAGAGCCATACCAGTAAGAAGAAAAGTGGAAGAAGAAGAGCTAAAACTAAAAGTAAAATCTCAAGCCCAATGAAAGTTGGATGTCCTGatcttgaggataaaagatctgaTCTTTCATCCCTTGCTGTGGATATTGAAAGGAAAGAAGCCATTGATCCCTTGTTGAATGGATTAAGTGGTCCAGCAACTGTTACTCCCTTGTTGAATGGATCTGCTATCATTTCTGATCCATCACCAGTAGATAATTCATGTGAGCCTTATCACGAGCCAGGTTTAATGGATGAGAATGGGAATACAGGGTGCATGAAAAAGGATCTTGATCTTCATAATACCATAAACCACTGTGTTACTGGGTTGTGCTTTTCCAAAAGTTCAGACAGATCAGAAATCCACCATGAATGCAAGTGTGACTCACAATCTGCTAATACATTAGAAGTGGTGCCACAAATATCTATGACAAACAGTGCAATCTGCTCTGATGAAACTAGTGCAAATTCTGTTGATCCATCCATGAAGTGTTTAGAGAACGAAAACAGATATCAGGTATCCAATCTTTCTTTACCTATGCCTGAGCCAAGTATTAAAGGCAGATCATATGATTGGCCTGAAACCAAGATTAATAATTCTGAAAATCTATGCAAAATAACTTCACAGTTTGTTGCTTCTTCAATAAACCAAGAAGGTTTTGCAAATGATGATGGTTCTGTAATTCAAAATGATAGTAAAACATGCTATTCATATAATCAAACAAATACTTTTGAAGGAAAATCATATGAGTGGCCTGTCATAGCGCCCCATAATTTTTCATCTTTCAATTCACAGCATGTTCCTGCTGCTACGGAGAGGCTACATTTGGATGTTGGACATGAATGGCCTGCTTACCGTCATCAGTCCTTCCTATGTTCGAGGCATCAGGCAAGGCTCCCTTCCAACGAGGGTGGATGCAACCATATCTTACCACCTCTAACTTTGCCAATGAGTTTTGATTGGCCTCCTATGGTTAAAAGTTGTACTCGATTGAGTCAAACAGTGACTGTAAGCTATGATTCTGGATATAATTCAAGGCTGCAATCTTCATATTGTACAGGTTTTTCGGGTCATGCAGTTCAAAATACTGGTACTTTTAGTGAGAATGACAGAATTCATACTGGAGATATTCTGGATGTATATGATATGAAAAACATATCCGATTTGGCAGAGGATACTGAAAGTTATTGGCTTTCGGAGGAGGAAATAGAGAGTCATATGCTATCTGGGAGGGATTATAATCAGTTTTTTGGTGGTGGAGTGATGTACTGGAATCCTGCTGAACATGTTGGATCAGGTTTTTCTCGCCCACCATCTCATAGTTCTGATGATAGTGGATGGGCTTGGCATGAGGCTGATCTTAACAGAGCTATAGATGATATGGTTGGAGTGCCTGGATTATCTGCTTCATACAATACAAATGGTCTGGCCTCACCAACTGCCACTCAGTTTTGTTCACCATTTGACACCGTGGGATCTGGACACCAATCCGTTGGTTATGCTGTTTCAGGAAATGATATTACTGGGAAGGTTATTAACTCTTCCTCAGTGCCAGATATTCCTGAAGAAAAAGCTCCAAAATCCATGAATAATTCAGCTAGTGTCATTGAAGGAGTGAAAGGAGATACACTTCCATTCTCAATGTTGCGGCCAATCATTGTTCCAAGCATGTCGAGAAGGGGATCCAGATCGGAATTTAAGCTTGGCTATGAACACAAAAGCCCATGTGTGCCTTCTAGTAGGAGGGATGTTCCCCAAAtcaagagaccaccatcccccgtGGTACTTTGTGTTCCTCGAGTGCCTCGCCCTCCTCCACCTTCTCCTGTAGGAGAAACTAGAAAGCGTGGCTTCCCAATTGTTAGGTCTGGAAGCTCAAGTCCCAGACACTGGGGTGTTAGGTTTTCTGATGAAAGTGGTTCTGAGGAAAGTCGATGTTGTTTTGATGGTGCTGAAGTTGTATGGCCTTCATGGGGAAACAAAGGCCTTACCACCAATCCCATGGTTCGGTCAATTCATGGACCTTTATTGACAGATCATCTCATCACAATTCCCCAGCTTGCCTTCGATCAGGAACAT CCTGATGTAGCTTTACCATTGCAACCTCCAGAGTTGTTGAATTGTTCATCTGCTAAAACATCCTTGTCTATCATGCACAATCTTCTTCATGAGGAAATCGATTTTTTTTGCAAGCAG GTTGCTGCTGAGAATCTGATTAAGAAGCCCTACATTAATTGGGCTGTCAAGAGGGTAACGCGTTCCCTTCAAGTCCTCTGGCCTCGCTCCAggacaaacatatttggttctaaTGCGACTGGTTTAGCTCTTCCAACTAGTGATGTAGATATCGTGGTTTCTCTTCCTCCAGTGCGGAATTTG GAACCTATCAAAGAAGCTGGAATTTTGGAAGGTCGTAATGGTATCAAGGAAACATGCCTTCAG CATGCAGCTAGATACCTTGCAAACCAGGAGTGGGTTAGAAATGACTCCCTCAAGACCATAGAGAATACTGCG ATTCCTGTAATCATGCTGGTGGCAGAAGTTCCTGACGACATTGATATTTCAAGAAAGAAATCGTCCATGGTGGATATACCACGAGCACTTTCAAGTATGGTTCCTGGGAGACAATGCAACATTCCTACTACTGATCTTTCTAGTTCAGACTGTACCTCTTGGCCATATTCAAAAATGAAAAAGGATGATAACATTGATGTAAAGTCGATTCGTCTTGATATCAGCTTCAAATCAGCATCACATACTGGACTTCAAACTTCTGAACTG GTTAGAGAACTGACCCAGCAATTTCCTGCTTCTGTACCGCTGGCTTTAGTACTTAAGAAGTTCCTGGCTGATCGAAGTTTGGACCATGCTTATTCTGGTGGTTTAAGTTCATACTGCTTG ATAGGAATTGTTGCTGAGCTAATGCTGAAGATATATTTTCATGcttcattatttttatatgtcCAAAGGATTCTATGGTGTTAG